The stretch of DNA GAGGCGGCCGCCCGACGACGCCTGAAACCATCGCTTTCACACAACCGATCAAGAACGCCCCCGAGCCGTCGGCTCGGGGGCGTGTACGTCTACAGAGGGGTGCTACGCAGGGACAAGTTCGGCACGCACTGGAACGTGCTGAACGGCCGCCGGCGGACTGAAGTTGAGCAACTCGACACGGCACTCGCCCGGACGGTTGGACAAGTACATCCCGATTGCCTCAGCCAGGGCTTCGCGCAGCTCATCGATCGTTCGGCCTGTCACGAAACAGCCCGGGAGATTTACTACCTCGGCCCAGATGTGATCTTTCTCGTAGTGGACCTTGACGTCGAACTCCCTGTACTCCGACATGTGCCCTCCCGCTATTTCAGCCCTGCCTGTTTGAGGATTCGGGCGGTGAGATCGACGCTGTACGCACCGCCATGGCAGTGAGGCAAGGTGATAGGCCGGCAGCCCTCCTTTTCCATCTTGATCACATGTTTCCCACCTTGGGTGCAAATCCACCCGTTTGCCTCTAACAACGACCGTGCTTCACGCTGGGTCATTGTCTTCGGCAATGCCCTCTTGAACCACCGTCGCACGTCACCTCCATGCACGTCCAGTGTGCGGATCAAATCACACTGTTGTAATTGATCGCAGTCCCGTTTAGGCAAGCACACCTTCATTCAAGATCACTGTCGGATCAACAACAGGACCGCCTGCTCAGCAACGATGCAGTGATGACCTTGGCGGCGGCTCGCCGACAGAGACAGCAGAACGTCCCGGCCCACCCCTCGCGCCATCGCTCGTCCGGGTGATTCCGCGTGTCGCTGATTGACGCTTAAGTGTCAAGAACCTACCTTGACTCTTAAGAGTCAATCCCGGCCAAGGAGGACACGATGACCACCAAGACCAAGACCGCCAAGACCGGCACCACGACCGGCTCGGCACTCGTCCGGGCGCTGGAAGCGGTGTGGGACCAGATCCGCCGCCACCACCCCGAGCTGCCCGAGGTGGTCATCATCACCGGCTCGGGTCTGCTCGGCGGTCTGCCCCGCTGGGGTCACTTCTGGGCCGAGCGGTGGCAGGACCGGGCGGCCGAGGACGGCGGTGGCGCGGTGACCGTGATCAACCGCAAGGCGGAACTGTTCGTCGCCGGCGAGCGGCTGGCCACCGGCGCCGAGGCGACCGTGCAGACCATGCTGCACGAGGCCGCCCACGCTCTCGCCCAGGTGCGCGGCATCAAGGACACCAGCCGGCAGGGCCGCTGGCACAACCGTCAGTTCCTGGCGATGGCCGAAGAGCTCGGGCTGACCTACCCGCACGAGCACGCCGACCCGGCCATCGGATTCTCTGCCGTCGTGATGACCGAGGCGACCAAGGCCCGGTACGCCAAGGTGATCGAGCGCCTCGACGCGGCCATCGTGGCGTTCCTGGCCGCCCCGTCGTTCATCGAGACCGGCAAGGACGGCGAGACCGGCGTGCGGCGCGTCGGCGGGCACACCGGCGGCGACGGCGGCGAGAAGCCCAAGAGCCGCAACAACCTCAAGGCCGTCTGCTCGTGCGAGCCGGCGCGCATCATCCGCGTTAGCCGCTCGGTGCTGGAGGCGGGCGCGATCACCTGCGGGGTGTGCGGCGAGGCGTTCACCGCCGAGCAGTGACCAGACAGGCCAGAAGGCCCCGACCCTGGAGATGGGTCGGGGCCTTCTGTTGGTCGCCGGCGCAAGGGCAGGGACGGCACGGCGACCCCCGGGGGGCAGGCGGCCGCGGGAAGGCTAGACGGCCGCCTCGGTGTCAGGTCGGATCAGCACCACGTCGACCGTACGACCGCAGCGGGTGCCGCGGAACCGCTCGACGCGCGTGACGCCGGGGGGCGACTCGACGCGCTGGGCGCCCAACCACGCCACCCATGTATACAGGTCGGTGGGCTTGGTGCTGCAGCCAGACTACCGCCGAGCCGTCGGGCACCAGCTCGACGCACGTGGGCGCCGGCAGGCTCGCCGCCTTGACCGCGGTGCCGAGCAGGTACCACAGCTCGGTGTCGTCGGCTGGCGTGGCCGGTTCCTCGGCCGGCGCGGTTGGCTGCTCGGCTGCCTTGGTCACAGCGCCACCTCCCGCTCGGCCACCCGCTCGGCCACCCGCTCGGCCAGCTCGTCCACGAAGTGCTCGGCCAGCGGGTGATTGAGCAGCGGGACCAGCTGGCTCGCCACGCGCGCCGCCACTTCATCGGCCACGCGCTCGATGAGCCTAGTGGTGTCGATCGTGAACGCGCCGGACAGCTGGCTCATGGCTCATCAACCCCATCGTCCATCGGCACGTCCACGGGCGGCATGTCGCTGGTGTAGACGACGCCCGAGGCCCGGGCCGAGATGATGGCGAGGATCTGGCGCACGTCGGCCACGCTCAGCGCCGGCGACGGCCGGCACCACAACGCCAGGATGTCGCGTGCCTGGTCGACGGTGGACACGCCCAGCGCGTCGAGCATGCGCAGGGCCACCGTTCCGGCGGGGGTGATCATCGCGCACCCCCACCCAGCGCCATCTGGTCGAGCGCGTCGAGCACGAGCCGGATCTCGGCGAGCCGCTGGGCGTCGGTCATGCCGACCGCGCCCCGGGCGACGCTGCCGATGCGGCCGACCGCGTACGCGTACTCCAGGCCGGTCTGACACTTGGCGAGCCGCCGCATCTGGTCGGCGATCAGCGCCACGCGGACAGCCTCATACGTCGCTGTCTCGTCTACTCTGTTCACAGCCCCTCCCATCAGGGGTTAGGTCTCGGCCGGAGGTGGGATCTCCGCGATCCGAGACCGCTTACAGGTGTCCGGTTACGTACTGATCAATCTACAGTTACGTACCTAGCCTGTACAGTACACGGCATGTCCCCCGCTACGCCAGAGAACGCGCTACGCGCCGGTATCTATTCACGCCAGTCACGAGATAAAACGAAGAGCATCGAGGACCAGTCACACGAGAACCGCGCCGCCGTCGAGGCGCAGGGCTGGCAGCTCGTGGCCGAGTACGCCGACGGCACCAGCGCGTCGAGGTTCGCCCGCAAGGCCCGCGACGACTGGCAGCGAGTGCTGGCCGACATCGACGCCGGCAAGCTCGACGTGCTCGTGCTCTGGGAACCCAGCCGCGGTGACCGCACCCCCGAGACCTGGTTGGCCCTGCTGTCGCTGTGCCGCGACCGAGGCGTGGGCATCCACGTCACCACGCACCACCGCACCTACGACATGACCAACCCGCGCGACTGGCGCACCCTGGCCGAAGACGGCATAGACAGCGCGTACGAGTCGGAGAAGATCCGCCAGCGGGTTACCCGCGGGCAGGCGTCGGCGGCGCGCGCCGGGCGCCCGAGCCAGGGCCGGTGTCCGTACGGGTACCGGCGCGTATACGACCCCGCTACGGGTGCACTAGTCGGTCAGGAACCAGATCCGAACACAGCCGGGGTGGTCCGCGAGATCATCGAGCGGGTGGCCCGAGGTGTCCCGATCTCGACCATTGTGGCCGATCTGAACGCCCGCGACGTACCCCGGCCCGGCGGCGCGCGCCGCTGGTACCGCGTGCGGGTGCGCGACCTGGCGATGAACCCCGCGTACATCGGCCAGCGCGTCTACCGCGGGCAGACGTTCCCCGGCACCTGGGAGCCGCTGGTGGATGAGGCTACCTTCTGGGCCGCGCAGCGGGTGCTGGCCGATCCGGGCCGGACCAAGACCAGGCCGGGCCGCGTGCGCCACCTGCTGTCCTACCTGGGCATCTGCGCGGTGTGCGAGCCGGACCGCAGGGCCGCCGGCGATGATCCGTCGCCGCTGACGGCCGTGCAGGGCCGCTACCGGTGTCTGCACAACTCGTGCGTGACCATCGCCCAGGAGGCGTCCGACGAGTTCGTCACCATGCTGGTCCTGGCCCGGCTGCGCGAGCCCGACATCTACGCCCAGCTGCACCAGGTCGGCGAAGACTCCGACCGCATCGTCATGGCGGCACGCGCCGAGGCGGCCCGGCTGCGCGACCAGCTCGACCGCTGGCGGCTGTCCGCGGCCCGGGGCGAGACCACGCCGGAGTCCCTGGCCGTCATCGAGGCCGAGCTAACGGCCAACATCGAGGCGGCCGAGCAGCGCGCCCAGCGGGCGATCATCCCGCCGGCGCTGCGCCAGGTGCTCGAACCCGGCGCCGACATCGAGACCCGTTGGGCAGCCATGCCGCTACCGGCACGCCGCGCAGTGGTGCGCACACTGGCGGTCATCAAAGTGTCGCAATCCAGCCGGCCGGGGAGCCGCCGGTTCGAGCCGGGCAGGTTTGGACAGTCCTACTGGATCGGGGACACCCGAACGTGGGACGAGATCTGGACGACACGCCCACGCCCTGATGTGGCGTTACTCACAGTGTCACGCCGGACGTGACTGTGGATAACTCGTCACACTATCGACGGTAATCGTCGCATTTCATGACGGACAAGCGGTGCGACATGCGGAATCGCCGACCGACCGTCCACATAGAACACACGGCGAGATCCACAAGACGACCGCACGACGAATTGTGCGGTGCACATGAGACCGTGCGGAGATACCTGTGTGACGTCTGAGCCGTCCGGGTTGGCAGGTACGCTGTCCCCGCAAAACAACGCGCGGGGGTCACGAGCCCTATCCCGGCCAAGAGATTGCGGCCCGTGACCCCCGGTCCCGATCTGTCCCACCGTCCAGCCCGAGGAGGCCGAACAGCGGGATTCAGAACGGCACACACGTTGGCGGTGCTTGGTTGCCTTCCCTGCGCGCCTTCGTGCGGTTGCACATTAGCAACATCGGAAACGCTTTGACTACCGGGTCAAGCGTTCCCGCCGGTTCGTGTCGTTCATTTCACCCGCTGTCGCCTGCTCGGCCCGAGCCACGAGAGGCTGAGCGTGAGCGACGACGCGAAACGGGCCGCGGCCCGGCGCAACTTGCGCCGCGCCCGCGCCGTACGCGAGCAGCAGCTGCTCGCCGAGATCGACCCTGAAGGCACGCTCGACCCCCAGGAGCGTGCCCGCAGGCTGGCCGAGCACCAGCGCGCCCACATGGCCAAGTTGTCGGCCCGGGCGGTGCAGGTACGCCAGGCCAAGCGCGTCGACGCCTTTCTGCGCGAACTCATCAGCGACGCCGTGCAGGCCGTTGTGGCCGCGGCGCCGCCGCTCACTCCTGCTCAGCTGGACACCCTGCGCCGGCTCGTGGCGCCGGTGGCCCCGGATCGGGACCTCTCCCAGAAGTGAACGACCAGGGCCGCCGGACGCCGGCCCTGGTCCCGATCAACCGGAGGTAGCCATGTACCACCCGGACACGGCGTACAGCGTACGCCGGCGCCAGGAGGAACGCGAACGGCAGCGGCGCGCGGAAACCCGCGAGGACCTGGTGCTCAGCCTGGTCGCGATGGCGTGCGGCGCGCTCGGTACGTGGGCCGCGGCCGCCAGCGCCGGCGAGCAGGTCAGCGGCGGCGAGGCGGTGTGGATCGCGCTCATGGTCGTGATCACCGTGGCCAACGCCTTGTGCGCCTGGGCGTCGCTCTGCTGGCTCATCGCCAGGAGGCGGCGGTGAGTGTGTGGACGCCCGCGCCGGAAGCGAAGACCAGCTACCCGGCCGATTACGTCGAGCTGTTGCGCACCAGGATCGAGGGGCAGCGACGCGAGCTGGCCGAGCTGCACCGGCTGTACCAGGAGCAGCTGAAGGACAACGAGGAGCTGTACAACCAGATCTCTCAGCTCCCCCCGGTCGCCGCGTCGATCAACTCGCCCAACGGCCCGGGCGGCATCCTGCCGGTCAACGAGCTGGTCATGGCGCGCGCCGAGATTCACCTGCTCAAGCAGGCGCTGCAGCGCGCCGAGGACCGGTTGGCGCGTTACGAGGGCCGCCCGTCACCCGTCGTGTGCCCGCGTGCCTGCTGCATCGACGCCCCGCGTCTGCCGAGGGGCGGACGACTTCAAGGTCTCCGGGGCGGTGCGGCATGACCGCGGCGACGGCGCCCGAAACGGGGAAGGTGAACCAGCTGGATAAGTACGGCGTGCAGCTCGTGGTCGAGCTGGCGAAGGTCGGCGGCCGGCTGGCGTACGTGGTGACCGCCCGGCGGTTCCGCGCGGTGCTGCCCTACTGCGGGTGCGACAAGGAAGCCTGCGCGCAGCCCGGTGTGTGGGGTCGGCAGTGCCCGAGCGCCAAGGCCAAGGGCGCCGAGGGCTACACGCACCGCCGCGACTACTGCCACGGCACGCGCAGCATGTGGCACGCCGAACACGCCGAGGTCTACGCCAAGGCGGTGCTGGAGATGTTCGGCCCGAAAGGCCGCAAGCACCAGCCGAGCGCACGCGGGCGGACCGTCTACAGCCCGAAGGACTTCGTGCCCGTCGACGGCGAGCAGATCACCTGGTACCGCGCGGTCGAGCCGGAGCGCCTGGAGGTGCTGTGCACGTCGATGCGCTGCCGCCAGCGCCCCGGGCACCCGGGCGTGGTTGCGCACGCCGTCACCAGCGCCGGCGCGCTGGCGCTCGTGCACGAGCACGAGGAATGGCACCGCCAGTTCGGCACGCACCCGCGCGCCCAGCTGAGCGGGTGGATCACGAAGTACGCCGTCTGCAGCCCGCCGGAGGTGGCGCAGTGAACGAGCAGTGCGAGCACGTCTGGCCAGCCGACCTGGACGCCGACGCCGTGTGCGAGGTGTGCCAGCTGCCGTACCGCGAGTGGCAGGAGGAGTCGTGAGCGCCGTCAAGCCCGAGCCCGGCAGCCGGCTCGACAGCCTGTTGGCCGAATACGCGGCGCTCAAGCCGCAGGTGGACGAACTCACCAGCCGGTTCAACGCGGTCAAAGACGCGATCAAGGTGGAGCTGACCACCGCGGCGCCCGAGGCCCGGCAGATCCGGGTGACACACGACGCGCTCGGCGCGCCGCTGCGGCTGTCCTACATCGAGTCGTGGCGGGTGGACGCCAAGCGGCTCAAGGCCGAGGACCCGGCCACGTACGTGCGCTACGCGGTCAAGTCCGCCCGCTGGGAGTTGCGGGGCGGCGCATGAGCACCGTGGCCGACTTCATGGCCGCCGCGCCCGCGCCGCTGTCGGGTAACTCGCCCTGGGCGGTGCGCTACGCCGCCGACCTGCGCCGAGTGGTCAACGAGCACGCCGCGCACAACCCGCGCACCCTGCAGGCCCACCTCGGCCCGAGCGAGCTGGGGTCGATCTGTGACCGGCAGGTGGCGGGCAAGCTCGCCGGGGTGCCGCGCACCAACCACGTGGTCGACCCGTGGCCCAGCATCGTCGGCACCGCGGTCCACGCCTGGCTCGCCGATGCGTTCGCTGCCGACAACGCCCGCCACGGGCTGCGCTGGGTGCCCGAGCAGCGGGTGGTGCCGCACCCGGACCACCCGGGGACCGCGGACCTGTACGACGGCGAGGAACAGGCCGTGGTCGACCACAAGATCCTCGGCGAGACAGCGATGGCGAAGGTCCGTTCACAAGACGGGCCGCCGCTGCGCTACCAGGTGCAGCTTCTGCTGTACGGCAAGGGTTACCGACTTCTCGGGCTGCCGGTGCGCCGCGTCGCACTGGCCGCCTATCCGCGCACCGCATCCACCCTGGACGGTCTGTACGTCTGGGAACGCGAGGCGCGGCCCGATGACGACGAACTCATTGAGGAGGTCTTCAAGCTCACCGCGATCCGCAAACAGTGGGCGGCCCAGATCCTCTCTGGACAGATGACCTTGAACGACGTGCCTGCCAGACCAGACAGCGATGAGTGTTTCTTCTGCCCCTTCTACCGCCCACAAGCAGCACGAGACAACGGCCCGGGATGCCCCGGAACCGTAGGTAAGCAACCCGAGAACAGGAGTAAGTGACCGTGTATCCCAACAACCCGTTCCCGCCGCAGTTCCCGCAGTACCCGACCCAGCCGCCCTACCCGACCCAGCCGCAGTACCCGGCCCAGCCGGCCGTGCCGGCGCAGCCGACCCCGCCGCCCGTGGCGGGTTCGCTGGACCAGTTCTACCGCCAGCCCGGCGGGGCGCGCGGTCCGGCGTGGTCGTTCCGTGGCAAGCCGGTCGGCACCTCGTACACCGGCATCGTGGCCCGGCCGGTCACCGATGCCGACATCGAGCAGCAGACCGACCTGACCACCGGGGCGCCGCGCTACTTCCGCGACGGGCGGCCGATGTTCGTGATGGTCGTGCCCATGCTCGTGCAGCCGTCGCCGGAGTTCCCCGAGGGTCGGGCCGCCTGGTACGTGCGCGGGCAGGTGCGCGACGAACTCGTGCGCGCGATGGCCGAGGCCGGCGCGCCCGAGGGACCGCCCGAGGCCGGCGCGGTCATCACCGTGACCCTCGTTGGCCAGCGGCCGGCGCGCTCGGCCGGGCTGAACCCGACCAACCTCTACCGGGTGGAGTACCGGCGCCCGGACGGCGCCCAGCCGGCGGCCGCGGCCCAGCCGCAGACGGCGCCGGTGGTCTCCACCGCCACCGGGCAGCCGGTCGTGCACCAGCAGCCGGTTCCCCCGGCGCCGCAGCCGGCGCAGCAGCCTGTGCCCGCGACGCAGCAGCCGGCCCAGCCGCCCGCACCGGCCGGGCTCAGCCCGGAACAGCAGGCGCTGCTGGCCAAGCTCACCGGCGGCTGAGCGGGTGACTGTCCCGGCCGGCACTCCCCCGTCGGCCGGGGCGGTGACCCTCCCAGACGTTGCACCGGAGGTTTCCATGTCTGTCTACAAGCCACCCCGCGACCGTTGGCCCGGGACCGTCGCCTACATCGCCACGCTGGCGTTCGTCGCGTTCCTGCTCTGGCTGACGGTGGCGTACTGATGGTCTCGGTGCACCAGTTCCGCACCACCGCCGACGACGCCTCGTTGGTCGGGGAACTGAGCGCCGACGGACAGACCATCGTCCTGATCGCCACCGGGCCGGATTACGTCATGGCGCGCATGGCCAACTGGCTGCGCACGCTCACCCCGGCGTTCAAGACCAGCGACCCGCCCGGCGCGCTCGTGGTGCCGGCGACCTGGCCGGCGGTGGTGCAGCTGGCGCACACGTTCGCGGACTACTGGCGCCCCGGGCCGCGGCTGACCGCGTGGATCGGCGAGCAGCTGGTGCGCCGCACGCAGATCCCCGCCGAGCTGACCGTGACCCTGCCCGCCGGCCGCGTGCCCCGCCCGTACCAGGTCGAGGGCGCGCGGATGATCGCCGCGACCGGCCGGGCGCTGCTCACCGACGAACAGGGCACCGGCAAGACCGTCACCACCGTGCTCGGGCTGCTCGAACGTGCCCGCGTCGGCCAGGTCCTGCCCGTGGTGTGCGTGGTGCCGGGCTCGGTGGTCGACGCCTGGGTGCAGACCTGGCACGACTGGGCGCCGAGCTGGCGCGCCGTCGCCTGGCGCGGCACCCCGGCCAAACGCCGCAAGCTGGCCGGCACGGCCGACGTGTACGTCACGAGCTTCGACACCGCGCGTATGGACGCCGCCGGCCCGGGTGATCCGCTGCTGGCGCTGCGCCCGGCCGCGCTCGTGGTCGATGAGGTGCACCTGATCAAGTCGCCGCACGCGGCCCGGTCGCTGGCCGTGCGGCGACTGGCCAAACAGGCCGATGTCGTGGTCGGGCTGTCCGGCACGCCGATCACGCACCACCCCGGGGACCTGTGGCCGACGCTGGAGGCGCTGGAGCCCGCGGCGTACCCGAGCCGCACCCGCTGGGTGGACCGCTACTGCCTGAAGATCCCCGGCGACTACGGCGAGCAGGTGGTGGGGCTGCGCCGCTCGCACGAGCCCGAGCTGCGCGCCTGCCTGCTCGGGCAGCTGCGCCGGGTGGCCAAGGCCGACGTGCTCGACCAGCTGCCGCCCAAGGTCTACAGCACGCGCACCGTCGAGCTGCCGCCGGCGTACCGCAAGGCGTACGACCAGATGGAGTCACAGATGCTGGCCGAGCTGCCCGACGGTGGGCAGCTGTCGGCCATGAGCGTGCTGGCCCAGCTGACCCGGCTCGCCCAGCTGGCCGCGGCCGCCGCCGACGTGACGGTGACCGTCGAGGAGGGCGACGACGGGCTGCCGCGCCAGCACGTGCACGTGCGGCTCAAGGCGCCCAGCTGGAAGGTCGACGCGCTGCTTGAGGTGCTGGCCGAGCGGCCCGGGCAGCCGGTGGTGGCGTTCGCGCCCAGCCGCCAGCTGATGATGCTCGCCGGCAAAGCGGCCGAGGCGGCCGGGCACCAGGTCGGCTACATCATCGGCGGGCAGACGGTGCCCGAGCGCAGCGAGACCGTGGCGGCGTTCCAGGCCGGCAAGCTCGACCTGCTGTGCGTGACCACGCAGGCCGGCGGCGTGGGGCTCACGCTGACCGCCGCGGGCACCGTGGTGTTCCTGCAGCGGCCCTGGTCGATTGTGGAAGCCATCCAGGCCGAGGACCGCTGCCACCGCATCGGCTCGGAGATCCACGACTGCATCGAGGTCATCGACATCGTGGCGGCCGACACCATCGACGCCCGCGTGCGCTCGGTGCTGCACGACAAAGCCGGGCAGCTGGCCGACCTGCTGCAGGACCCCCGCATCGTGCGCGAGCTGCTGGGCGGCTCGGCGCGCAAGGCCCAACGGAAGAAAGGCGGCAAGCCGTGACGTACGTGCTCGGCGTCGACCCCGGCCCGGTGGTCGGGCTCGTGGGTCTGCACATCACGCCGGACCTCGACATCAGCCCGCGCCCGGACATCATCCAGTGCTCGGCGGACACCCTCAACGCGGTGCTGGGCGGGCTGATCCTCGACGTGGGGGTGCGTGGGCTCAACTCGCCCGAGCTGCTGGTGGCGGTCGAGCGGTTCGTGATCGGGCCGCGCACGGGGCGCCTGAACGCCGGCGGCGCGTCACGGACCGCCGTGCACATCGTGGGCATGCTGGCCGACCGCTCCCGAGCGGGGCGCGCGTACCGCTACGTGGCGCGCAGCGCGGCCGAGGTCAAGCCCTGGGCCACCGATGCCCGCCTCGGCGCGGTGGGGCTGCTGGAGCCCACGAAAGGCATGCGCCACGCCCGCGACGCCGCCCGCCACGCGCTGTTCGCCGCGGTGCGCGACTGCGGGGTGCCCGATCCGCTCGCCCGCACGCACCAGCTCGTGCGCGGGGTGGCGGCCCTGTACAACGCCGCCCGCCGGGGGGTGACCGGGTGACGCCCGAGCAGTCGGCCGCGCTCGATGTCGCCCGAGCCCTGGCCGCCGCAGGCATCCCGGTGTTCATCGCGCGGCCCGATCCCGAGGAGCCGATCGGGTTCAAGCTGCCCCGCGGCTGGCAGCACGCGCGTCCCGACCCGCGAGTGGTCGACGCCTGGCGGCCGGGCATGGCGCTGGCGATGGTGTGCGGGCACGGGCTCGACCTGCTCGACATCGACCCGCGCGCCGGCGGCGACCCGGCGGCCGCGCTGCGCGAGGCGCTGGGCGGCGCGGTGCCGGTCGCGTACGCAACCGCGGTCACGCCGTCGGGCGGGGTGCACACGTTCATCCGCTCGCTGGGCGTGCGTTCGCGCGACGGCGTGGTGCCCGGCGTCGACGTCAAGGCCGGCGACGCCGAAGGCAACGGCCGCGGGTTCGCGTTCATCGCGCCGACCGTGCGCCGGTCCAAGGTGACCGGCGAGCCCGCAGCGTACCGCTGGGTCAGCCCGCCCGACCTGGCGCGGCTGGCGGCCGCCGGCGACGACACCAGCGGCGCGGCGCTGGCCGAGCTGATCCGCGCCGCCCGCGCCGGCGGCGACGCGCAGACCGCCGAGGACTTCATGCGCACGGGCCCGTGGGCCGAGCTCGCTGCCGGCACGGTGTTTCGCAACGGGCGCAACAACGGCGTGGCCCGGCTCGCCCAGGCGCTGCGCGGGCGCGGCGGCTGGCGCCTGGAAGACGCGATCGAGTACATGCGCGCGACGGTCTGGCCGCACATCGACCAGGGGCAGGGCGGCCACCCGTTCACCATCGAGGAGTTCGAGGCGACCATCACGGCGCAGTGGCGCCAGTACCCCGACGGCGCCGAGCAGCGCGCCACCCCGCCGGCACCCGGCGGCCCCGCACCCAACCCCGCGCGCTACTTCGCCAAAGAGGGCGGGCTGCTGGCCGCCACGCTGGCCAACGACGTGCTGGCGCTCGGGCCGCTGGCGCAGGGGATCGACCACATCACCTGGCGGTACGTCGAGGGGGTCTGGCGCCCCGCCCGCAACGCGGTCCGCGACCGGGTGGCGTACCTGATGGGTGAGCGCTACCGGCAGCACATGGCGCGCACGGTGCAGGACATCGTGGCGGCCCGGGTGCCCACGATCACCTGTGAGCCGGTCGAGCAGTACATCAACTTCCGTAACGGGCTGCTGGAGTGGCGCACCGGCCAGCTGCACCCCCACTCCCCCGACGTGCCGAGCACCGTGCAGCTGCCGGTCGACTACGAGCCCGAGGCGCAGTGCCCGGCGTTCGAGAAGTTCGTGGCCGAGGTGGTGCCCGCCGACATGGTGGACACGATCTGGGAGCTGATCGGCTACCTGATGTACTCGGGCAACCCGCTGCACAAGGCGGTGATGCTGACCGGCACCGGCCGCAACGGCAAGGGGACGCTGCTGCGGGTGGTCACGGCGCTGCTCGGGCGCCACAACATCACCTCGGTCAGCCTGCACGATCTGGTCAACACCCGGTTCAGCACCGCCTCGCTGTTCGGCAAGCTGGCCAACATCGCCGGCGACATCGACGCCGGCTACCTGGAGCACACCGCCACGTTCAAGGCCATCACCGGCGGCGACCAGATCTCGGCCGAGCACAAGGGCCGCGACCGGTTCGACTTCGTGCCGTGGGCGGTGCCGGTGTTCAGCGCCAACAAGATCCCGCCGAGCGCGGACACCACGGTCGGCTACCTGTCCCGCTGGCTCGTGGTGCCGTTCCCGCACTCGTTCGCCGGGCGCGAGGATCGCACCCTCGACCGGCGGCTGACCGCCCCGGCCGAGCTGGCCGGCATCGCCGCCCGGGCGGTGCGAGCACTGC from Trueperaceae bacterium encodes:
- a CDS encoding type II toxin-antitoxin system HicB family antitoxin; this translates as MSEYREFDVKVHYEKDHIWAEVVNLPGCFVTGRTIDELREALAEAIGMYLSNRPGECRVELLNFSPPAAVQHVPVRAELVPA
- a CDS encoding recombinase family protein, translated to MSPATPENALRAGIYSRQSRDKTKSIEDQSHENRAAVEAQGWQLVAEYADGTSASRFARKARDDWQRVLADIDAGKLDVLVLWEPSRGDRTPETWLALLSLCRDRGVGIHVTTHHRTYDMTNPRDWRTLAEDGIDSAYESEKIRQRVTRGQASAARAGRPSQGRCPYGYRRVYDPATGALVGQEPDPNTAGVVREIIERVARGVPISTIVADLNARDVPRPGGARRWYRVRVRDLAMNPAYIGQRVYRGQTFPGTWEPLVDEATFWAAQRVLADPGRTKTRPGRVRHLLSYLGICAVCEPDRRAAGDDPSPLTAVQGRYRCLHNSCVTIAQEASDEFVTMLVLARLREPDIYAQLHQVGEDSDRIVMAARAEAARLRDQLDRWRLSAARGETTPESLAVIEAELTANIEAAEQRAQRAIIPPALRQVLEPGADIETRWAAMPLPARRAVVRTLAVIKVSQSSRPGSRRFEPGRFGQSYWIGDTRTWDEIWTTRPRPDVALLTVSRRT
- a CDS encoding DEAD/DEAH box helicase — translated: MHQFRTTADDASLVGELSADGQTIVLIATGPDYVMARMANWLRTLTPAFKTSDPPGALVVPATWPAVVQLAHTFADYWRPGPRLTAWIGEQLVRRTQIPAELTVTLPAGRVPRPYQVEGARMIAATGRALLTDEQGTGKTVTTVLGLLERARVGQVLPVVCVVPGSVVDAWVQTWHDWAPSWRAVAWRGTPAKRRKLAGTADVYVTSFDTARMDAAGPGDPLLALRPAALVVDEVHLIKSPHAARSLAVRRLAKQADVVVGLSGTPITHHPGDLWPTLEALEPAAYPSRTRWVDRYCLKIPGDYGEQVVGLRRSHEPELRACLLGQLRRVAKADVLDQLPPKVYSTRTVELPPAYRKAYDQMESQMLAELPDGGQLSAMSVLAQLTRLAQLAAAAADVTVTVEEGDDGLPRQHVHVRLKAPSWKVDALLEVLAERPGQPVVAFAPSRQLMMLAGKAAEAAGHQVGYIIGGQTVPERSETVAAFQAGKLDLLCVTTQAGGVGLTLTAAGTVVFLQRPWSIVEAIQAEDRCHRIGSEIHDCIEVIDIVAADTIDARVRSVLHDKAGQLADLLQDPRIVRELLGGSARKAQRKKGGKP
- a CDS encoding phage/plasmid primase, P4 family, with product MTPEQSAALDVARALAAAGIPVFIARPDPEEPIGFKLPRGWQHARPDPRVVDAWRPGMALAMVCGHGLDLLDIDPRAGGDPAAALREALGGAVPVAYATAVTPSGGVHTFIRSLGVRSRDGVVPGVDVKAGDAEGNGRGFAFIAPTVRRSKVTGEPAAYRWVSPPDLARLAAAGDDTSGAALAELIRAARAGGDAQTAEDFMRTGPWAELAAGTVFRNGRNNGVARLAQALRGRGGWRLEDAIEYMRATVWPHIDQGQGGHPFTIEEFEATITAQWRQYPDGAEQRATPPAPGGPAPNPARYFAKEGGLLAATLANDVLALGPLAQGIDHITWRYVEGVWRPARNAVRDRVAYLMGERYRQHMARTVQDIVAARVPTITCEPVEQYINFRNGLLEWRTGQLHPHSPDVPSTVQLPVDYEPEAQCPAFEKFVAEVVPADMVDTIWELIGYLMYSGNPLHKAVMLTGTGRNGKGTLLRVVTALLGRHNITSVSLHDLVNTRFSTASLFGKLANIAGDIDAGYLEHTATFKAITGGDQISAEHKGRDRFDFVPWAVPVFSANKIPPSADTTVGYLSRWLVVPFPHSFAGREDRTLDRRLTAPAELAGIAARAVRALPALLERGDFAVTDSAQAAREEFVRRVDQVRTWLADCTVPDPDAWTARTELYDAYRRWADRDGYRAVRAGEFYDRLEAAGLVATTIRGVRGFRGVRITDPGFTRLPSAPTPPAPAGPEQLIKGAGDQQQKLIKGAEGAGNSNSVQTAVTSENAPTDVIKGAGGAQISDSVQTGGAEGAGISDSMQRGCPEVDQGCRKTPPEPAPLINKAGNAAEGAESAPPPAPLIKSPSTSGNAAEKMIKGAGGAGFPHPPPRVRARAIAGWEIAAPPAPLINNGRAAGTTAKRAQAILEAAGDRVSLPALVDRSGEITPLPPDKAGRVLAEVIMRGGALTVDVETTGYPVGHAHHRLRTVQLGDEHAAV